In Pirellula sp. SH-Sr6A, the DNA window TGTTGTTCGACCGGCGTATGCGGTCCCGATGTCGATCCTGTCTTGCCACAGTTCGCAGCGGATCTTGATTGGCTCAAGAGTCAGGGCCATAAGGTGGAGCGTTACAATTTGGCTCAACAACCGCAAGCATTTATTGAGAACCAAGCTATCCATCAAGTGTTGAGCACCGAGGGTACAGAATCGCTACCCGTAGTCGTAATCGATGGCGAAATCGTAAGCCGAAAGGTTTACCCAAATCGAGATGCTCTCTCTGCATTGGTCGGCGGTTTACCTGTCAAGCAGTTGCTCCCAGTAGCGCAGGGAAACGGCGGCTGCTGTGGTACCAGCGGTTGCTGCTAGTCCTCTAGGTTCGGAACAACTGTCCCCCCGGGAGGAGAACGCAACATGAAGTTTTTAGAACAGCCAACCCGAAATCTTTTCTTCACAGGCAAAGGGGGAGTGGGGAAAACATCGGTCGCTTGCTCGGTTGCCGTAAAGCTAGCCGATGCAGGCAAGCGAGTATTGCTGGTGTCGACGGATCCTGCATCGAATCTCGACGAAGTTCTGGGTGTCGAACTGGGAAACCATCCGA includes these proteins:
- the arsD gene encoding arsenite efflux transporter metallochaperone ArsD — protein: MKTIQVYDKPMCCSTGVCGPDVDPVLPQFAADLDWLKSQGHKVERYNLAQQPQAFIENQAIHQVLSTEGTESLPVVVIDGEIVSRKVYPNRDALSALVGGLPVKQLLPVAQGNGGCCGTSGCC